The segment GGTCACGGCCGCGAAGAGCCCGCTCCAGTCGCTCTTGTAATACTGCTGGTGCAGCATGAAAGCAAGACCCTGTGTCAGCAAAAAGCGGTCATCACGGGTCATCAACACCACCGGCAGGAGGAACTGGTTCCACATGCCCAGGAAGTTGAAGATGCCAATGCTGATCAGGCCGGGCTGCGCCAGGGGCAGCATGATGGTGAAGAAGACCCGGTATTGATTGGCGCCGTCGATGACGGCAGCTTCATGCAGTTCCGACGGCAACGATCTGAAGAATCCGGTCAGGAAGAAGATGCTGAAGGGCAGCGAGAAAGCCACGTACACCAGGATCAACCCGTGATAGGTATTGAGCATGCCCAGGTCCTTGACTAGGAAAAAGAGAGGGATCAACGCCAGAAAGATGGGGAAGAGCATGCCGGCCATGAACAGATAGAAGAGGAAGCGGTTGCCGGGGAAGGGGAAGCGGGCCAGCACATAGGCTGCCATGGCGGAGAAGAGCAGGATCAGGAAAATCGAGGGCAATACCACGATCAGGCTATTGATAAAGTACTCGCCGATGTGGGCATCGGTCCAGGCACGGGAGAAGTTGTCCCATTGCAGGGATTGAGGCAGTGCCCATGGATCGAAAAATATCTCCTGGTCTGTCTTGAACGAGCTGTAGAGCAGCCACACCATGGGAAAGATGACGATGACAGCCCAGATGGCCAGAATCGCGCCCAGCACGCCTCTGGAAATCACGTCGCCCAGGCTCGATCTTTTTCCAGGTGGTGTCGTTCCCGGCTCCATCTGTACGACTTCTGTCTCAGTGGCCATGTTAATACTCCAGACCTTCGCGGCGCGTGACACGTTGGATCACAATGGAAATGAATAGGACGATCAGGAACAGGGCAACACCGATAGCCGTTCCGTAGCCAAAATTGCCTTCCAGGAAGGCCTCGTCGTAGAGATAGGTGGAGAGCACTTCAGAGGAGCGGCTCGGCCCACCCAGGGTCATGGTCTGGGTAATGGCGAACATATTGGTGGCGACGATCATGAT is part of the Chloroflexota bacterium genome and harbors:
- a CDS encoding carbohydrate ABC transporter permease codes for the protein MATETEVVQMEPGTTPPGKRSSLGDVISRGVLGAILAIWAVIVIFPMVWLLYSSFKTDQEIFFDPWALPQSLQWDNFSRAWTDAHIGEYFINSLIVVLPSIFLILLFSAMAAYVLARFPFPGNRFLFYLFMAGMLFPIFLALIPLFFLVKDLGMLNTYHGLILVYVAFSLPFSIFFLTGFFRSLPSELHEAAVIDGANQYRVFFTIMLPLAQPGLISIGIFNFLGMWNQFLLPVVLMTRDDRFLLTQGLAFMLHQQYYKSDWSGLFAAVTLIMVPTLAIYVIFQGQIQKGITVGALKG